A window of Thermosynechococcus sp. NK55a contains these coding sequences:
- a CDS encoding M48 family metallopeptidase, producing MPVPASASLRADQFRHPRDREATQALQQLPGLDILVRSLLGSVAEQAFYLENIGSSLRLSERQLPEIYALHLEACRILGLEPPQLYLKQHPVANAYTFAMQGKQPFVVLHSALVELLTPKELQAVLAHELGHLKCEHGVYLTVANLLLLATSQLSPWGLLLAQGLQMQLLHWLRCAELTCDRAALLVTCDPRIVASVLMKLSGGSPQWSDRLNLDAFIAQARDYEAADRGWYGLFKELQTAQLTHPLPVLRAREILDWAETQQYDRLVKQLHPASQ from the coding sequence AGCACTCCAGCAACTGCCGGGGTTAGATATTCTCGTGCGATCGCTTTTAGGTTCGGTGGCGGAGCAGGCCTTTTACCTGGAGAACATTGGCAGTAGCCTGCGCCTGAGTGAACGGCAATTGCCAGAGATTTACGCCCTCCATCTGGAAGCATGTCGTATTTTAGGCCTAGAGCCGCCCCAGTTGTATCTCAAACAACACCCCGTTGCCAATGCCTACACCTTTGCTATGCAGGGCAAACAGCCTTTTGTGGTCCTGCACTCGGCGCTCGTGGAACTGCTGACACCCAAGGAATTACAAGCGGTCTTAGCCCATGAGTTGGGTCACCTCAAATGTGAACATGGGGTTTATCTGACCGTCGCCAACCTGTTGCTGTTGGCCACCAGTCAATTGTCTCCTTGGGGTTTGCTTTTGGCCCAGGGACTGCAAATGCAACTGTTGCATTGGCTTCGCTGTGCTGAACTCACCTGCGATCGCGCTGCCCTATTGGTGACCTGCGACCCCCGTATTGTTGCTTCAGTTCTGATGAAACTCTCTGGAGGTTCGCCACAGTGGAGCGATCGCCTGAATCTCGACGCCTTTATTGCCCAAGCGCGGGATTATGAGGCGGCCGATCGGGGCTGGTATGGGCTTTTCAAAGAATTACAGACCGCGCAGCTGACCCACCCGCTACCGGTACTGCGGGCACGGGAAATTCTGGATTGGGCGGAAACGCAGCAGTACGATCGCCTCGTCAAGCAATTACACCCTGCTTCCCAATAA
- a CDS encoding cytochrome b/b6 domain-containing protein, translating to MAKPIPYQPLSLRLVHGAIAILVLLALLSGFWVYNTYDGRWGSLPLPKIPDIQGLHGTIALVLLLLFPCFALYCFHWGDRRLLYKKSLAQLSQGNWLAWHRLANTLMLVAVTFALITGRMMKEEWLPAGELNRGWYLAHLAAWSVVLLSLLAHLILGAKAGGQPLLVSMLSFAIRPEDRRVRNWWRGGRLKPASPLLIGLEIIVLLATGAAFVLPAIITAQ from the coding sequence ATGGCCAAACCTATTCCCTATCAACCCCTTTCCCTGCGCCTTGTCCACGGGGCAATTGCGATTTTGGTGCTCCTTGCTCTCCTGTCAGGGTTTTGGGTCTATAACACCTACGATGGCCGCTGGGGATCACTGCCCCTACCCAAGATTCCCGATATTCAAGGCCTCCACGGTACAATTGCCCTGGTGCTGCTATTGCTATTCCCCTGCTTTGCCCTTTACTGCTTCCATTGGGGCGATCGCCGGCTGTTGTACAAAAAATCCTTGGCGCAACTTTCCCAAGGGAATTGGCTTGCTTGGCATCGGTTAGCAAATACCCTAATGCTGGTGGCCGTCACGTTTGCCCTGATCACGGGGCGGATGATGAAAGAGGAGTGGTTGCCCGCAGGGGAGCTCAATCGAGGCTGGTACTTAGCTCATTTAGCGGCTTGGAGTGTGGTGCTCCTGAGTTTGCTGGCTCACCTCATTCTAGGGGCAAAGGCGGGGGGGCAGCCACTTTTAGTTTCAATGCTCAGTTTTGCAATCCGGCCAGAGGATCGGCGGGTCAGGAACTGGTGGCGGGGCGGTAGGCTTAAACCTGCCAGTCCTCTGTTGATCGGCCTAGAAATCATTGTTTTACTGGCAACGGGGGCGGCTTTTGTCTTGCCGGCTATCATAACTGCTCAATAA
- a CDS encoding HAS-barrel domain-containing protein codes for MAWRSPPPQPFAEIIQTATDHCIAQCHEPATLDFPAVPALGSWVRIPESDRVIYGIVAYVVTAPIDTIHRATALGLSLEQLRQEQPHIFAMLKTEVTIAIAGFQEREHFYHHLPPHPPQMHQQVYGCPPEEVIAFSGTLTFLRTLLTLRYGPGDALVAATLRSLYQLRQRDRQWLVQAAQYLNQLLKDDYDRLRGIIEQL; via the coding sequence ATGGCGTGGCGATCGCCTCCCCCCCAGCCCTTTGCTGAGATTATCCAGACAGCAACGGATCACTGCATTGCCCAGTGCCACGAGCCCGCTACCCTAGATTTTCCGGCTGTGCCTGCCCTGGGCAGTTGGGTGCGCATCCCGGAAAGCGATCGCGTGATTTATGGCATTGTTGCCTACGTAGTCACGGCGCCCATTGACACAATTCACCGTGCCACCGCCTTGGGGCTATCCCTAGAGCAACTACGGCAAGAGCAGCCCCATATCTTTGCCATGTTGAAAACCGAGGTCACGATCGCCATTGCTGGCTTTCAGGAAAGGGAACACTTTTATCACCATTTGCCCCCCCACCCACCCCAAATGCACCAGCAGGTCTATGGGTGTCCCCCGGAGGAGGTGATTGCCTTCAGTGGCACATTGACCTTTTTGCGAACCCTGTTGACCCTGCGCTATGGTCCCGGTGATGCCCTGGTGGCCGCAACCCTCCGTTCCTTGTATCAACTCCGACAGCGCGATCGCCAGTGGCTAGTGCAGGCAGCCCAATACCTGAACCAACTCCTCAAGGATGACTACGATCGCCTGCGGGGCATTATTGAGCAGTTATGA
- the ndhS gene encoding photosynthetic/respiratory NAD(P)H-quinone oxidoreductase subunit S, whose amino-acid sequence MIKPITDPYPLLSLSKARMGQGQEIINSHKQLWDKTMASDLIITILPGMTVKVTNPNDTYYQFQGIVQRVTDGKVAVLFEGGNWDKLVTFQASELEPVVSTPKKKAQAKK is encoded by the coding sequence ATGATCAAGCCAATAACTGACCCTTATCCTTTGCTCTCCCTGAGCAAAGCCCGAATGGGTCAAGGGCAGGAGATAATAAACTCACATAAACAGCTTTGGGATAAAACGATGGCCAGTGACTTAATAATAACGATTCTCCCCGGCATGACCGTGAAGGTCACCAATCCCAACGATACTTATTACCAATTTCAGGGGATTGTGCAGCGGGTCACAGACGGCAAAGTAGCAGTGCTCTTTGAAGGAGGAAACTGGGATAAATTGGTTACTTTTCAGGCCAGCGAGCTAGAGCCAGTGGTGAGCACGCCCAAGAAAAAAGCGCAAGCCAAAAAGTAA
- a CDS encoding TolC family protein, whose product MLNDFALNLPKMLLSGLLALAPVTLPSLAQAAPKTTPVVQASSQAPGADALTPLNPNPDKLALPETLNIDLNQALTLEQAIEVAIRNNIGLQISELQLQQAQAQLRQVQAQLYPTLTFQASIGQNTTPGGQPAYLPLNFQQQLSLQQQQQQQTQQQLLAQQLAASSLLNTQVQRLQQRFQGPQLTAFSDQQNLELQQQLQQLQNSASQAATPPTLPELPWHL is encoded by the coding sequence ATGTTGAATGATTTTGCCCTGAATCTCCCCAAAATGCTGCTGTCGGGACTCCTTGCACTTGCCCCTGTGACGCTGCCTAGCCTCGCTCAAGCTGCACCCAAAACTACTCCAGTGGTACAGGCGTCTTCTCAAGCCCCAGGGGCGGATGCCCTCACGCCTCTCAATCCCAATCCCGATAAACTGGCGCTTCCTGAGACGCTCAACATTGATCTCAATCAAGCCCTCACCCTAGAGCAAGCGATTGAGGTGGCGATTCGCAACAACATTGGTCTCCAAATTAGTGAGCTACAACTACAACAGGCACAGGCCCAACTGCGACAGGTGCAAGCCCAGCTTTATCCCACCCTGACCTTTCAAGCTAGCATTGGCCAAAATACTACCCCCGGCGGCCAGCCCGCCTACCTCCCCCTCAACTTTCAGCAGCAGCTCTCTTTACAACAGCAGCAACAGCAACAAACTCAGCAACAGCTTCTGGCTCAGCAACTGGCTGCCAGCAGTCTTTTGAATACTCAGGTGCAACGGCTCCAACAGCGATTTCAAGGCCCCCAACTAACGGCATTTTCAGATCAGCAAAACCTTGAGCTGCAACAGCAACTCCAGCAACTGCAAAACAGTGCCAGCCAAGCTGCAACCCCCCCAACGTTACCCGAATTACCTTGGCACCTGTGA
- a CDS encoding TolC family protein, producing MNYTLFAGGGRSAAIQAARDQVRLSELEVQRQLQQLILDVTNDYYLAQQAKVQVQIAEAAVANAQVTLRDATAFEQAGIGTLLDVLTAEVNLANAQQNLNQARNLEITTRRQLAQRLNVNQMVDVAIAERVEPAEKWSLSLEDSILLAYQNRVELEQQLLRRRIALSNRQLALATTRPQLSLFASGNMLDKVTDDLGPRFGYGVGLQMQLALFDGGNARASAARQEALAASAEEQYANQKDSIRLEVETAYINLKANEKNIATAQTAATQATEGLRLARLRFQAGVGTQQEVTNAEANLTQAQGNLLAAILDYNRSLAALKRAVGYPERTGLGGRQ from the coding sequence ATGAACTATACCCTGTTTGCTGGGGGAGGGCGATCGGCGGCCATTCAAGCGGCTCGCGACCAAGTGCGCCTCAGTGAACTGGAGGTACAACGCCAACTCCAACAACTCATCCTGGATGTTACAAACGATTACTATTTGGCGCAACAGGCCAAGGTGCAGGTACAAATCGCTGAAGCAGCAGTAGCCAATGCCCAGGTGACCCTGCGGGATGCCACCGCCTTTGAGCAAGCAGGGATTGGGACGCTATTGGATGTCCTCACGGCCGAGGTGAACCTTGCCAATGCGCAGCAAAACTTGAATCAAGCGCGCAATTTGGAAATCACGACCCGCCGACAGTTGGCACAGCGATTGAATGTGAATCAGATGGTGGACGTGGCGATCGCTGAGCGCGTTGAACCCGCTGAGAAATGGTCACTTTCCCTTGAGGACAGTATTCTCCTTGCCTATCAGAACCGTGTGGAGTTAGAGCAGCAACTGCTGCGGCGTCGCATTGCCCTAAGCAATCGTCAACTGGCCTTAGCTACTACCCGCCCTCAACTCAGTCTCTTTGCCAGTGGCAATATGCTGGACAAAGTCACAGATGATCTAGGCCCTCGCTTTGGCTATGGGGTAGGGCTGCAAATGCAACTAGCCCTCTTTGATGGTGGCAATGCCCGGGCAAGTGCCGCTCGTCAAGAAGCCCTTGCAGCCAGTGCCGAGGAACAGTATGCCAACCAAAAGGACAGCATTCGCCTTGAGGTGGAAACAGCCTACATCAATCTCAAGGCCAACGAGAAAAACATTGCCACTGCCCAAACTGCTGCTACCCAAGCCACTGAAGGACTGCGCCTAGCGCGGTTGCGCTTCCAAGCGGGAGTGGGGACTCAACAGGAAGTGACTAACGCCGAAGCTAATTTGACCCAAGCCCAAGGCAATCTGCTTGCAGCTATTTTGGACTACAATCGCTCTTTAGCAGCGTTAAAGCGGGCCGTGGGTTATCCAGAACGCACAGGTTTAGGAGGAAGGCAATAA
- the gmd gene encoding GDP-mannose 4,6-dehydratase: MGDRKRALITGITGQDGSYLSELLLEKGYEVHGIIRRTSTFNTDRIDHIYVDPHQEGATLRLHYGDLTDGGTLRRIIELSQPDEIYNLGAQSHVRVSFDAPQYTVETVAMGTLRLLEAIREYQERTSKQVKFYQAGSSEMFGLVQEVPQRETTPFYPRSPYACAKVYAHWQTVNYREAYHLFACNGILFNHESPRRGETFVTRKITRAVARIVAGQQNKLYLGNLDAKRDWGYAKDYVRAMWLMLQQEQPDDYVVATGETHSVREFLELAFGYVGLNWEDYVEFDPRYLRPTEVDLLLGDPTKAKTVLGWQPSVTFPELVALMVEADLHAVGIQGTTPKTSSDTVLDLIAQRQFISKAD, from the coding sequence ATGGGCGATCGCAAGCGGGCATTGATCACCGGTATCACTGGCCAAGATGGCTCCTACCTCAGTGAGCTGCTCCTAGAGAAAGGCTATGAAGTGCATGGCATTATTCGCCGCACCTCCACATTTAATACTGATCGCATTGACCACATTTACGTTGACCCCCACCAAGAGGGGGCTACTCTGCGCCTACACTATGGCGATCTCACCGATGGCGGCACCCTGCGGCGCATTATCGAACTTAGCCAACCTGATGAAATTTATAATCTGGGGGCACAATCCCACGTGCGGGTAAGCTTTGATGCCCCCCAATATACCGTTGAAACTGTTGCCATGGGAACCCTGCGGCTCCTAGAGGCCATTCGCGAATACCAAGAGCGCACCAGCAAACAGGTGAAGTTTTACCAGGCGGGTTCTTCGGAGATGTTTGGTCTGGTGCAGGAGGTACCGCAGCGGGAAACGACGCCCTTTTATCCCCGCAGTCCCTATGCCTGTGCCAAGGTCTATGCCCATTGGCAAACGGTCAATTATCGCGAGGCCTATCACCTTTTTGCCTGTAATGGCATTCTCTTTAACCACGAAAGCCCGCGGCGGGGTGAAACATTCGTGACCCGCAAAATTACCCGTGCCGTTGCCCGCATTGTGGCTGGCCAGCAAAACAAGCTCTATTTGGGCAACTTAGACGCCAAACGGGACTGGGGCTACGCCAAAGACTATGTGCGTGCCATGTGGCTGATGCTGCAACAGGAGCAACCCGATGACTATGTGGTGGCCACGGGGGAAACCCACTCTGTGCGGGAATTTCTCGAGCTGGCCTTTGGGTATGTGGGTCTGAACTGGGAGGATTACGTGGAATTTGACCCCCGCTATCTGCGTCCCACGGAGGTGGATCTACTCTTGGGAGATCCCACTAAGGCAAAAACAGTATTGGGTTGGCAGCCCTCGGTTACATTTCCTGAGCTGGTGGCCCTGATGGTGGAAGCGGATCTCCATGCCGTGGGGATTCAAGGAACCACTCCCAAAACCAGCTCCGACACCGTGCTGGACCTCATTGCGCAGCGACAGTTTATCAGTAAGGCAGACTAG
- a CDS encoding GDP-L-fucose synthase — protein MDLSQKRILVTGGAGFLGCHVVAQLQVAGAVPEQITVVRSRDYDLRQLSACQAVVQGQDIVIHLAAHVGGIGLNQAKPAELFYDNLIMGAQLIDCAHRAGVEKFVCVGTICAYPKFTPVPFKESDLWNGYPEETNAPYGIAKKALLVQLQAYRQQYGFNGIYLLPVNLYGPGDNFDPESSHVIPALIRKVHTAQQQGDSRIAVWGDGTPSREFLYVEDAARGIVMATQAYNDPDPVNLGTGEEITIQNLVALICELMGFQGQIQWQTDKPNGQPRRCLDTTRAKEAFGFRAQVSLKEGLERTISWYRQHATSL, from the coding sequence ATGGATTTGAGTCAAAAAAGAATTCTCGTTACAGGAGGGGCAGGATTTTTGGGATGCCATGTGGTGGCACAGTTGCAGGTAGCTGGCGCCGTCCCTGAGCAAATTACGGTGGTGCGATCGCGCGACTACGATCTACGGCAACTGTCCGCTTGTCAAGCTGTGGTTCAAGGCCAAGATATTGTCATTCACCTTGCTGCCCATGTGGGAGGGATTGGTCTCAATCAAGCCAAGCCCGCCGAGCTGTTTTATGACAATTTGATCATGGGGGCCCAACTCATTGACTGTGCCCATCGCGCTGGCGTGGAAAAATTCGTCTGTGTGGGGACGATTTGCGCCTATCCTAAATTTACCCCCGTTCCCTTCAAAGAAAGTGATCTCTGGAACGGTTATCCCGAAGAAACAAACGCTCCCTACGGCATTGCTAAGAAAGCCCTTCTCGTGCAACTGCAAGCCTATCGGCAGCAGTATGGCTTTAATGGTATTTATCTTCTGCCGGTAAACCTCTATGGCCCCGGAGATAACTTTGATCCTGAGAGTTCCCATGTGATTCCTGCCTTGATTCGCAAAGTGCATACTGCCCAGCAACAGGGGGATTCTCGGATTGCCGTATGGGGCGATGGCACTCCTAGCCGTGAATTCCTTTATGTGGAGGATGCTGCCCGCGGCATTGTCATGGCTACCCAAGCCTACAATGATCCCGATCCTGTTAACCTTGGCACCGGTGAGGAGATCACCATTCAAAATCTGGTGGCTCTAATCTGTGAACTGATGGGGTTTCAAGGTCAAATTCAGTGGCAAACCGATAAGCCCAATGGTCAACCCCGGCGCTGTCTCGATACCACTAGGGCAAAGGAGGCCTTTGGTTTTCGTGCCCAGGTTTCCCTTAAAGAAGGCTTAGAACGTACAATTTCTTGGTACCGTCAGCACGCTACATCCCTATGA
- a CDS encoding GxxExxY protein, whose amino-acid sequence MRERQIEYEEQRKVPIFFHGYFVGEAIPDLIVRDNGQGVVVVELKAVQNIGDKEVKQVRKYMATLKIPVGVVINFPASTAADRPPIIEVNLSS is encoded by the coding sequence CTGCGGGAACGGCAAATTGAGTACGAAGAACAACGCAAGGTACCGATTTTCTTTCACGGTTATTTTGTAGGGGAAGCTATTCCCGATCTCATTGTCCGTGACAATGGCCAAGGGGTTGTTGTGGTTGAACTCAAAGCTGTTCAGAATATTGGCGATAAGGAAGTCAAGCAAGTCAGGAAGTACATGGCGACCCTGAAGATTCCTGTGGGGGTTGTCATCAATTTTCCTGCTTCCACAGCAGCAGATCGGCCACCAATCATTGAGGTAAACCTAAGTTCTTAA
- a CDS encoding pitrilysin family protein, protein MMAVCLQLCRSFGRSLCLGVLSALLLWLIPPSPAMAMTPKHYTELTFPPLPELQVPAYERRQLSNGMVVYLLEDHEWPLVRGTVIFRAGSRWDPPAQVGLAEISGDLIRTGGTQAHRAAAIDEWLEDRAASIESGVGKTLGRINFNSLKEHSEAVLNLLAEMLQAPAVEPERFELAIRRRQGIIQRRDDQPNAQAEREFYKLIYGPKSPYARTQELETLANITPADVQQFYRTYLAPSRCILGLVGDFDASEMGDRLAAIFGPWQDPPNLPPLPPLPPVTADTSPATVVIHRPHLSQSYIYTGQLGGTLKDPDVFTLYVLNGVLNGFGGRLFNEVRSRQGLAYSVYAAWSPEFDYPGVFYGVGQTQTETTAKFLSALRQEIERLQQEPVGSAELNYAKDSILNSFVLIFAIACKF, encoded by the coding sequence ATGATGGCTGTCTGTCTACAACTGTGCCGCTCATTTGGGCGATCGCTCTGTCTTGGTGTTTTATCTGCGCTGCTGCTATGGTTGATCCCACCCTCCCCGGCAATGGCCATGACCCCCAAGCACTACACCGAATTGACCTTTCCCCCATTACCAGAACTGCAAGTACCGGCCTATGAGCGCCGTCAGTTGAGCAATGGCATGGTGGTCTATCTCCTTGAGGATCACGAGTGGCCTCTAGTGCGGGGAACTGTGATCTTTCGGGCAGGTAGTCGCTGGGATCCACCGGCGCAGGTGGGTTTGGCAGAAATCAGCGGCGATCTAATTCGCACAGGGGGCACCCAAGCCCACCGGGCTGCTGCAATTGACGAATGGTTGGAGGATCGGGCGGCATCTATTGAATCCGGCGTCGGCAAAACTTTAGGACGGATTAATTTCAACAGTCTTAAGGAACACAGCGAGGCAGTACTGAACCTACTGGCGGAAATGCTCCAAGCCCCAGCAGTAGAACCAGAGCGCTTTGAATTGGCGATTCGGCGCCGCCAGGGAATTATTCAACGCCGTGATGATCAACCCAATGCCCAAGCAGAACGGGAATTTTACAAGCTGATTTATGGCCCTAAGAGTCCCTACGCCCGCACTCAAGAGCTAGAAACACTTGCCAACATTACCCCTGCCGATGTGCAGCAATTTTACCGGACCTATCTGGCTCCCTCCCGCTGCATTTTGGGGTTGGTGGGCGATTTTGATGCCTCGGAAATGGGCGATCGCCTGGCGGCAATTTTTGGCCCATGGCAGGATCCGCCGAACTTACCGCCCCTGCCTCCCTTGCCGCCAGTGACGGCTGATACCTCCCCAGCAACAGTGGTAATTCATCGGCCCCATCTCTCCCAAAGCTACATCTATACCGGCCAATTGGGGGGAACCCTCAAGGATCCAGATGTGTTTACCCTTTATGTCCTCAATGGAGTTCTCAATGGCTTTGGCGGGCGTCTTTTCAATGAAGTGCGATCGCGCCAAGGGTTGGCCTATAGTGTCTATGCCGCTTGGAGTCCGGAGTTTGACTATCCGGGGGTGTTTTATGGTGTCGGCCAAACCCAAACAGAGACCACAGCCAAGTTTCTCAGCGCCCTCCGCCAGGAAATTGAGCGATTGCAACAGGAACCGGTTGGCTCAGCAGAACTAAATTATGCCAAGGACAGCATTCTCAACTCATTTGTTTTAATTTTCGCGATCGCCTGCAAATTCTAA
- a CDS encoding EAL domain-containing protein has translation MVSFKQKRFPQVLLAEAIDVKSDLPQRWRHLLVIQDREGRRTIHLEAGTYTIGRHPSNRIVLKSPMISRQHAVLLRMLDSSSGNFFFRLIDGDLQGRRSVNGLTVNGKPCQSHILQHGDVIVFGGDVRARYHVIADISDSGLDRYTRALERCSLPDQAVASWGTAFSSSEMSEVTEIQLLRLSSFPELSPYPIIELAANGQLTYLNPAAIQEFPDLGELDGQHPLLSRLKSWSLQEKRFAVEEINVGDRTYEVTIHMLRESQLIRCYLTDITERKRSELALRISEERYALAAEAANDGLWDWHISNRSVYYSPRWELLIGEPAGTLQPTIEEWWRRVHPDDLEQLRLNIKEHLFGTRPYFDCEFRIRHRDGSYRWMRSRGKALRNEKGQPYRMGGSMTDVTEYHLIQEQILHDALHDAMTGLANRVLFVDHLSQAIARRQRRPNSLFAVLFLDVDRFKVINDSLGHLAGDQLLIGIGQRLRACTRPEDTVARLSGDEFAILLEDLTDPAQAMKVAERILNTLGRPFLLEGREIFTSGSIGIAFPSEDSQTPEDLLRDADTAMYRAKSLGKARYEVFSMTMRAQTIALMKMETELRQAAEREEFLVYYQPIVDLSTLKIVGFEALLRWQHPERGIISPGEFMAVAEEMGLILPISWWVMAEACRQMQRWAVVFPRSRGLRISVNLSGRHFQQADLLPKLRSILAETGFPAQRLCLEVTEGILIDNKEVAIATLEEIRAMGIPVYMDDFGTGYSSMSYLHRFPIDTLKIDRTFISGLNCEESSATIVHTILMLAHSLRLKVVAEGIETREQCRVLQALGCNYGQGYFFARPLSALQVEKLLARQSLPPLVRPSTEEHNTQSLHKNF, from the coding sequence TTGGTAAGCTTTAAGCAAAAACGATTCCCTCAAGTACTCCTTGCCGAGGCCATTGATGTGAAGTCTGATCTGCCGCAGAGATGGCGCCATCTCCTTGTCATTCAGGATCGCGAAGGCCGGCGTACCATTCACTTGGAAGCTGGCACCTATACCATTGGGCGGCACCCCAGCAATAGGATTGTGCTTAAGTCGCCAATGATTTCCCGTCAGCACGCGGTTTTGCTACGGATGTTGGATTCTAGCAGCGGTAACTTTTTCTTTCGCCTCATTGATGGTGACCTCCAAGGAAGGCGCAGTGTCAATGGTCTGACTGTCAATGGCAAGCCCTGCCAGTCCCACATTCTTCAGCATGGAGATGTAATTGTCTTTGGGGGTGATGTGCGCGCCCGCTACCACGTGATCGCTGACATTTCTGACTCAGGGCTCGATCGCTACACGCGCGCCCTCGAAAGATGTAGCCTTCCAGATCAAGCGGTGGCCTCCTGGGGAACTGCCTTCAGCAGCAGTGAAATGTCAGAGGTGACGGAAATTCAACTGCTGCGGTTATCCTCGTTTCCAGAGTTAAGTCCCTATCCCATTATTGAACTGGCTGCCAATGGTCAACTCACCTACCTCAATCCAGCGGCGATTCAGGAATTTCCCGATCTAGGAGAACTGGATGGGCAACATCCGCTGCTATCGCGCCTCAAAAGCTGGTCGTTGCAGGAAAAGCGATTTGCCGTCGAGGAAATCAATGTTGGCGATCGCACCTACGAAGTGACGATCCATATGCTGCGGGAGAGCCAATTAATTCGCTGCTACCTCACTGACATTACGGAGCGCAAACGTTCAGAACTGGCCCTGCGAATTAGTGAGGAACGCTATGCTCTGGCGGCTGAAGCGGCCAATGATGGCCTCTGGGATTGGCACATTAGCAATCGCTCCGTGTACTATTCTCCCCGCTGGGAGCTGCTGATTGGGGAGCCTGCCGGTACCCTCCAACCCACCATCGAGGAATGGTGGCGGCGAGTCCACCCCGATGACCTAGAGCAGTTGCGCCTGAACATAAAGGAGCACCTCTTCGGCACCCGTCCTTACTTTGATTGTGAATTTCGGATAAGGCATCGCGACGGCAGTTACCGCTGGATGCGATCGCGGGGAAAAGCCCTGCGCAACGAGAAGGGTCAGCCCTACCGCATGGGAGGTTCCATGACCGATGTCACGGAGTACCACCTAATTCAGGAGCAAATTCTTCACGATGCCCTCCACGATGCCATGACGGGTCTGGCCAACCGCGTTCTCTTTGTAGACCATCTGAGCCAAGCCATTGCTCGCCGCCAGCGGCGTCCTAACTCCCTCTTTGCGGTGCTGTTTTTAGATGTGGATCGCTTTAAGGTGATCAACGATAGCCTAGGGCACTTAGCTGGGGATCAACTCCTGATTGGCATTGGCCAGCGACTGAGGGCTTGTACTCGCCCTGAGGATACGGTCGCCCGCCTTAGTGGCGACGAATTTGCGATTCTGCTAGAAGACCTCACTGATCCAGCCCAGGCGATGAAAGTAGCAGAACGAATTTTGAACACCCTGGGCCGTCCCTTTCTGCTGGAAGGCCGTGAAATCTTTACCAGTGGCAGTATTGGCATTGCCTTTCCGAGCGAGGACAGTCAGACCCCTGAGGACCTACTGCGGGATGCCGATACTGCTATGTACCGCGCCAAATCCCTTGGCAAGGCTCGCTACGAGGTCTTTAGTATGACGATGCGTGCCCAGACGATAGCCCTCATGAAAATGGAAACGGAGCTGCGACAGGCGGCAGAGCGTGAGGAATTTTTGGTGTACTATCAGCCGATTGTTGATCTATCAACGCTCAAGATTGTGGGTTTTGAAGCGCTGCTGCGTTGGCAACATCCCGAACGGGGCATCATTTCCCCTGGCGAATTCATGGCGGTGGCCGAAGAGATGGGGTTGATCCTACCCATCAGTTGGTGGGTCATGGCAGAGGCTTGCCGCCAAATGCAGCGCTGGGCAGTGGTCTTTCCCCGCAGTCGTGGACTCAGGATTAGTGTCAACCTCAGTGGACGTCATTTTCAACAGGCGGATCTGCTGCCCAAGTTAAGGTCTATTTTGGCGGAAACGGGATTTCCAGCACAGCGACTCTGCCTTGAGGTCACTGAAGGGATTCTCATTGATAACAAGGAGGTGGCGATCGCCACCCTTGAGGAAATTCGGGCCATGGGCATCCCCGTGTACATGGATGATTTTGGCACAGGCTATTCTTCCATGAGCTATTTGCACCGCTTTCCCATTGACACCCTTAAAATTGATCGCACGTTCATTTCTGGCCTCAATTGTGAGGAATCTTCGGCAACAATTGTGCATACCATTCTTATGCTGGCACATTCTTTGCGGCTAAAGGTGGTGGCGGAGGGCATCGAAACCCGCGAACAGTGTCGTGTCCTGCAAGCCCTAGGGTGCAACTATGGCCAAGGTTATTTCTTTGCCCGCCCCCTCTCGGCGCTGCAGGTGGAAAAATTATTAGCGAGACAATCTTTACCGCCTCTAGTACGCCCCAGTACCGAAGAGCACAATACGCAGAGTCTCCACAAGAATTTCTAA
- a CDS encoding cofactor assembly of complex C subunit B codes for MAQPLAKLAPQLKHYFQQRGYRLHAVSADGAEVTFQGQVAASPWMAAFLFALAVATTTAIALVLMVLFPNGGILAFGLVGLTPIAPWFYWRGAQRLETVKLSLQPHGIGTQVTLEGHRDELITFEDTVLRA; via the coding sequence ATTGCCCAACCCCTTGCTAAACTTGCTCCCCAGCTCAAGCACTATTTCCAGCAGCGGGGCTACCGGCTCCACGCCGTCAGTGCCGATGGCGCTGAAGTGACCTTTCAGGGACAGGTTGCCGCCAGTCCCTGGATGGCTGCATTCCTCTTTGCCCTAGCTGTTGCCACTACCACAGCCATTGCCTTAGTGTTGATGGTGCTCTTTCCCAACGGCGGTATTTTGGCCTTTGGTCTCGTTGGCCTCACCCCCATTGCCCCCTGGTTCTACTGGCGCGGTGCCCAGCGGCTCGAAACTGTCAAACTCTCGTTGCAACCCCATGGGATCGGAACCCAAGTCACCCTAGAGGGACATCGCGATGAGCTAATCACCTTTGAGGATACTGTGCTGAGGGCATAG